A stretch of the Desulfobacter sp. genome encodes the following:
- a CDS encoding 4Fe-4S dicluster domain-containing protein: protein MDTCIQKIRELAADLLEKGEVEKVIGFAQGTVPMATRPIVISSKDDVEKLVFNSTCGLNLANYASKEKGKIAVIAKGCDSRNLVTHIVENQIQRDNLYIIGMPCSGMVDKVKIASAIEGEITGFEEEAGTLTVTSTLQTLTVDKNDVLKENCQYCTHRNPVLYDVLAGDLVEEQALENPFPDVDKIAAMDGDQRWQYFQDLTQNCIRCYACRNACPLCYCPTCFVDETGPQWVGKGQNKTDVDTFHFLRAFHCAGRCTDCGACVEACPMGINVRAFTRKLNKDALDMFGWEAGLDVTKRPPLDAYSPDDPNDFIK, encoded by the coding sequence CAGGGAGCTTGCAGCGGATCTTCTTGAAAAAGGTGAGGTTGAAAAAGTGATTGGCTTTGCCCAAGGGACCGTTCCCATGGCAACCCGTCCTATTGTGATCTCCTCTAAGGATGATGTTGAAAAACTTGTGTTCAATTCCACCTGCGGACTGAACCTTGCCAATTATGCTTCCAAGGAAAAAGGAAAAATTGCCGTTATCGCCAAAGGGTGCGACTCCCGGAATTTGGTGACCCATATTGTTGAAAACCAGATCCAAAGGGATAACCTGTATATTATTGGCATGCCCTGTTCCGGAATGGTGGACAAGGTTAAGATTGCATCTGCAATTGAGGGCGAGATAACCGGATTTGAGGAAGAGGCCGGCACCTTGACGGTCACCTCTACCCTCCAGACCCTGACTGTGGACAAAAATGATGTGCTCAAGGAAAACTGTCAATACTGCACCCATAGAAATCCTGTGCTCTACGATGTATTGGCAGGGGATCTGGTTGAAGAGCAGGCACTTGAAAATCCCTTTCCCGATGTGGACAAGATTGCCGCAATGGACGGGGACCAACGGTGGCAGTATTTCCAGGATCTGACCCAAAACTGCATTCGGTGCTATGCCTGTAGAAATGCCTGTCCCCTGTGTTATTGTCCCACCTGCTTTGTGGATGAAACCGGTCCCCAATGGGTGGGCAAGGGCCAGAACAAGACAGATGTGGATACCTTCCATTTTCTGCGCGCCTTTCATTGTGCAGGACGGTGTACCGATTGCGGGGCCTGTGTGGAAGCCTGTCCCATGGGAATCAATGTCAGGGCCTTTACCCGGAAACTCAACAAGGATGCCTTGGATATGTTTGGCTGGGAAGCGGGATTGGACGTAACCAAACGGCCGCCTCTGGATGCCTATAGTCCGGATGATCCAAATGATTTTATCAAATAA